The following proteins are encoded in a genomic region of Maniola jurtina chromosome 17, ilManJurt1.1, whole genome shotgun sequence:
- the LOC123873578 gene encoding thrombin inhibitor rhodniin-like: MRYLNVLLGILLTIVTYVSAQFVFPNPCSCNHEYNPVCATDGQTYDNYCLLRCVQNGNPTLQLAYAGTCRENLCGCSYEYEPVCGTDGQTYGNYCLLRCQQNGNPTLQLAYAGTCRKNLCGCSYEYKPVCGSDGVTYTNLCRLKCYGGGASLQYYGVCRVF; this comes from the exons ATGCGTTACCTAAATGTATTACTTG gAATACTTCTCACAATTGTAACCTACGTATCGGCGCAGTTCGTGTTCCCAAACCCATGTTCGTGCAACCACGAGTACAACCCGGTGTGCGCCACCGACGGACAAACGTACGACAACTACTGCCTATTGCGATGCGTGCAGAACGGCAATCCCACGCTTCAACTGGCCTACGCCGGCACTTGCCGTGAAAACCTTTGCGGTTGCAGTTATGAGTACGAACCAGTTTGCGGCACCGACGGACAAACCTACGGCAACTACTGCCTATTGCGATGCCAGCAGAACGGCAATCCTACGCTTCAACTGGCCTACGCCGGCACTTGCCGCAAAAACCTTTGCGGTTGCAGTTATGAGTACAAACCAGTATGCGGCAGCGACGGCGTAACATATACTAACCTATGTAGGCTCAAGTGTTACGGAGGCGGTGCCAGCTTACAGTATTATGGTGTATGTAGAGTCTTCTAA
- the LOC123873562 gene encoding serine protease inhibitor dipetalogastin-like, giving the protein MICQLGVILVVVTYTSVTSALPPCVCTREMKPVCGSDGTTYNNMCLLKCQQQYLPSLQLESTGRCRGVRETGNEESCICTLEYDPVCGSDGRTYPNKCAMDCDPEKRGTVELLHEGECRSKREVAAEPICFCPYNYLPVCGTDGETYSNECSLKCKGDVEVAYRGACRAKRESCFCPLNYAPVCGSNGKTYGNKCAAGCDGNVAIAHSGECRSKRDVSDAVEYDPPACFCTFENDPVCGSDGRTYDNMCALECEGDKVQLAYKGDCRVKRESVKIAELPPCVCTREAKPVCGTDGKTYSNPCLLNCIREQREDLHILHPGRCENDLIKVRDLNLEAAPTCTCARNLQPVCASDGKTYSNECIMRCMGSDLTVKSYGPCDNEDWPKPNYK; this is encoded by the exons atgatttgCCAGTTAG GAGTCATTCTCGTGGTTGTGACGTACACCTCCGTCACATCCGCGTTGCCGCCATGCGTCTGCACACGCGAGATGAAGCCCGTGTGCGGCAGCGACGGCACGACATACAACAACATGTGCCTCCTGAAATGCCAGCAGCAATACCTGCCGAGCCTGCAGCTCGAGAGCACCGGACGCTGCAGGGGCGTCAGAGAAACAGGGAACGAGGAATCTTGCATCTGCACCCTTGAGTACGACCCCGTATGCGGCAGCGATGGACGCACCTACCCGAACAAGTGTGCCATGGACTGCGACCCCGAAAAACGTGGAACCGTCGAACTATTACACGAAGGTGAATGCAGATCGAAACGAGAGGTCGCTGCCGAGCCTATTTGTTTCTGCCCGTATAACTACCTTCCTGTCTGCGGCACGGATGGTGAAACATACAGCAACGAATGCTCTCTTAAATGCAAAGGTGACGTCGAAGTTGCGTACAGAGGTGCCTGCAGAGCTAAAAGAGAATCATGCTTCTGCCCATTGAATTACGCCCCTGTGTGTGGCTCCAACGGAAAAACGTATGGCAATAAATGTGCTGCGGGATGCGATGGAAATGTCGCAATTGCGCACAGTGGCGAGTGCAGATCGAAACGAGATGTCTCCGACGCCGTCGAGTACGATCCTCCAGCGTGCTTCTGCACTTTCGAGAACGATCCCGTATGCGGTTCCGACGGTCGCACTTACGATAACATGTGCGCGCTAGAATGTGAAGGAGACAAGGTACAGCTCGCTTACAAAGGAGACTGCAGAGTGAAGCGAGAGAGCGTCAAAATCGCTGAGCTTCCTCCCTGTGTGTGCACACGAGAAGCCAAGCCGGTGTGCGGAACCGACGGCAAGACCTACTCCAACCCGTGCTTACTGAACTGCATCAGGGAGCAAAGGGAGGACTTGCACATCCTGCATCCCGGCCGCTGTGAGAACGATCTCATTAAAGTCCGCGATTTAAACTTAGAGGCAGCGCCGACGTGCACTTGTGCGAGGAATCTGCAGCCCGTATGCGCGTCCGATGGTAAAACCTACAGCAACGAATGTATCATGCGCTGTATGGGCAGCGATTTGACCGTGAAGAGCTATGGGCCGTGTGACAACGAAGACTGGCCTAAACCAAATTATAAGTAG
- the LOC123873581 gene encoding uncharacterized protein LOC123873581: MDCKIVLLLAIAVTSCACLPEPAGPWTLEPKCACGRMYLPVCATDGKTVITYSNMCEYKCAASFYQQFLGTHIYIKKENVCDEHDTVGKKY; this comes from the exons ATGGATTGCAAAATTG tgttATTGCTAGCGATCGCTGTGACGTCATGCGCCTGTCTCCCCGAGCCCGCGGGCCCCTGGACGTTGGAGCCCAAGTGCGCGTGCGGCAGAATGTATCTGCCCGTCTGCGCCACGGACGGCAAAACTGTCATCACTTACAGCAATATGTGCGAGTACAAATGTGCCGCCTCATTTTACCAACAATTCCTTGGAACACACATATACATTAAAAAGGAAAACGTGTGCGATGAACACGATACAGTGGGGAAGAAGTACTAA
- the LOC123873574 gene encoding mitochondrial coenzyme A diphosphatase NUDT8-like has product MSLSPQVLLSNTARERCIAKLKELPAFMHSGVKPQYKASVLLPLFVQNREVHLLYTLRSSNLKAHSGQVSFPGGKMEEAEGEIETALRETEEEIGICTQDVEIWSTMSPVQGRDKTMLITPVVGLVKNLDIQNLNPNIHEVEEIFSVPMSVFCNGENHGHLMFNGMPLPLFLHGKHKIWGITGFITHMFLECFLPSEAYKVDFMRKGFTLDELMPSKL; this is encoded by the coding sequence ATGTCACTATCACCTCAAGTGTTACTATCAAATACAGCGCGAGAGAGATGTATAGCGAAATTAAAAGAGTTACCTGCATTTATGCATTCGGGAGTGAAGCCGCAGTATAAAGCTTCTGTTCTGCTGCCTTTATTCGTCCAGAATCGAGAAGTACATTTATTATACACCCTTAGATCTTCGAATTTGAAAGCTCACAGTGGTCAGGTGTCATTTCCGGGGGGGAAAATGGAAGAGGCTGAAGGGGAGATTGAGACAGCTTTGAGAGAAACAGAAGAGGAAATCGGTATTTGTACGCAAGATGTGGAAATTTGGTCTACCATGTCCCCTGTGCAGGGTCGCGACAAGACTATGCTGATAACCCCTGTTGTTGGTTTAGTTAAGAACTTAgacattcaaaatttaaatccaaATATACATGAAGTGGAAGAAATTTTTTCCGTGCCCATGTCAGTATTCTGTAATGGAGAAAACCATGGACATTTAATGTTCAATGGAATGCCTTTACCATTATTTTTGCATGGTAAACACAAAATATGGGGCATCACAGGTTTCATCACCCATATGTTTTTGGAATGCTTTTTACCCAGTGAAGCTTACAAAGTGGACTTTATGAGGAAGGGCTTTACACTAGATGAGCTTATGCCATCAAAACTATGA
- the LOC123873573 gene encoding mitochondrial coenzyme A diphosphatase NUDT8-like, which yields MNTAAFGLQNIISLASRERCMANLKKFRVPSMNKTGNPPSATAAVLIPLCNVKDQTSILYTVRATNLRSDSGHISFPGGKTDRSESPIETALRETQEEIGLSPSRIDIWGSCEPVPGRKNKIMISPVIGFIQDLQESDLCLNRSEVSEVFAAPLEILCDPKNQFYTQFKNGYILPVFAVKEFKIWGVTAYMTHVFLSCLLPKNIYRNDWMRKKIVIQN from the coding sequence ATGAATACTGCAGCGTTTGGGCTGCAAAACATAATTTCGCTAGCATCACGCGAAAGATGTATGGCGAATTTGAAAAAGTTTCGTGTGCCTTCAATGAACAAAACAGGAAACCCGCCTTCTGCGACCGCTGCAGTTTTAATACCTCTTTGCAACGTTAAAGATCAAACCTCTATACTTTATACTGTGAGAGCTACGAATTTGAGAAGTGATAGTGGACATATATCATTTCCCGGTGGGAAAACAGACAGAAGTGAGTCACCTATTGAAACTGCATTACGAGAAACCCAAGAAGAAATAGGATTATCACCAAGCAGAATAGATATATGGGGCTCTTGTGAGCCAGTGCCAGGtagaaaaaacaaaataatgatcTCACCAGTAATAGGTTTTATTCAAGACCTACAAGAATCTGACTTGTGTTTGAATAGAAGTGAAGTAAGCGAAGTATTTGCGGCTCCTTTAGAAATACTGTGTGATccaaaaaatcaattttacacacaatttaaaaatggtTATATTCTTCCAGTGTTTGCTGTCAAGGAGTTCAAGATTTGGGGTGTCACTGCTTACATGACACATGTTTTCTTAAGTTGCTTATTGCCAAAGAATATTTATAGAAATGATTGGATGaggaaaaaaattgttattcaaAACTGA